One genomic window of Streptomonospora nanhaiensis includes the following:
- a CDS encoding ABC transporter permease — protein MTAPLDVPDPAHPSGPAGADPAAPAPAAARTRSLSRIAWGRLRRDKVAMAGGAVVVLVIAVAVFAPLIVRFVGTPPNQFNSDLIDPVLGTANTPWGGISAEHPFGVEPVNGRDLFSRVVYGARISILIGFLATLVSVVIGTVMGIVAGYFGGWVDAVISRLMDIFLAFPLLLFAMALAGVIPDAAFGLQGNSLRVAILVFVIGFFNWPYIGRIIRGQTLGLREREFVEAARSLGVSNAYILFRELLPNLVAPILVYSTLLIPVNILFEAALSFLGVGINPPTAAWGQMLSSAVQFYSVAPNFMLAPGLAIFVTVLAFNLFGDGLRDAFDPRTH, from the coding sequence ATGACCGCGCCGCTGGACGTCCCCGACCCCGCACACCCCTCCGGCCCCGCCGGGGCCGACCCCGCCGCGCCGGCGCCGGCCGCCGCGCGCACCCGCTCCCTGAGCCGCATCGCCTGGGGCCGGCTGCGCCGCGACAAGGTGGCCATGGCCGGGGGAGCGGTGGTGGTGCTGGTCATCGCCGTGGCGGTGTTCGCCCCGCTGATCGTGCGGTTCGTCGGCACCCCGCCCAACCAGTTCAACTCCGACCTCATCGACCCGGTCCTGGGCACCGCCAACACCCCCTGGGGCGGGATCAGCGCCGAACACCCCTTCGGCGTCGAGCCCGTCAACGGCCGCGACCTGTTCAGCCGGGTCGTCTACGGGGCCCGGATCTCCATTCTCATCGGCTTTCTGGCGACCCTGGTGTCGGTGGTCATCGGCACCGTGATGGGCATCGTCGCCGGCTACTTCGGCGGCTGGGTCGACGCCGTCATCAGCCGGCTGATGGACATCTTCCTGGCGTTCCCGCTGCTGCTGTTCGCCATGGCCCTGGCCGGGGTGATCCCCGACGCCGCGTTCGGGCTGCAGGGCAACTCGCTGCGCGTGGCGATCCTGGTGTTCGTGATCGGATTCTTCAACTGGCCCTATATCGGCCGGATCATCCGCGGCCAGACACTCGGCCTGCGTGAACGCGAATTCGTCGAGGCCGCGCGCAGCCTCGGCGTATCCAACGCCTACATCCTGTTCCGGGAACTGCTGCCCAACCTGGTGGCGCCCATTCTGGTGTACTCCACCCTGCTTATTCCGGTGAACATCCTGTTCGAGGCCGCGCTGTCGTTCCTGGGTGTGGGAATCAACCCGCCCACCGCCGCCTGGGGGCAGATGCTGTCCTCGGCCGTGCAGTTCTACAGTGTGGCCCCCAATTTCATGCTCGCCCCGGGTCTGGCGATCTTCGTCACCGTCCTGGCGTTCAACCTCTTCGGCGACGGCCTGCGCGACGCGTTCGATCCCCGCACCCACTGA
- a CDS encoding ABC transporter substrate-binding protein — protein sequence MTEPGRSRLKGAAAAGAAAVLLLSACSGGGGDDDGAGGEAARDMGVEEIVRPSDEQGGTLRFAHSDEFDSVDPGDTYYAASLNFSRFYARTLVTYAQAPGEAGQELVPDLAEDLGQVSEDGLTWTYTLKEGLRFEDGTPITSEDVKYAVARSNYALDVLSKGPKYFNQYLDAGDYAGPYEDDNLDNFEGITTPDDRTIEFHLKEPFAEFDYLAAMPQTAPVPADADTGDQYFTQVVSSGPYRWEDGYTAGQGGSLVRNEEYDPDTDPLTRNRPDRIEFQVKQEANDLDQRLLSGEVHVDAAGAGVQTAARATILQNEQHLANSDNPLTAFTRYFVISPSVEPFDDKACREAIMYAADKVAIQTGYGGPTAGEIATSLYPPTVPGYEQIDPYGTPDHEGDPDLVRQKLEECGHPDGFSTNISVRSDRDYEVAAGEALQQTLREYGIETEIKGYPAGSYTSEQAGSPDFVAEEELGIMIYAWGPDWNSGFGFFSQILHGDAIAESGNSNLAELDEPEINSLIDEAIRTEDAAAREEIYREVDRLAMETATMLPTVTIKALLYRPESLTNVYVTPAWDMYDYSALGVAQE from the coding sequence ATGACAGAGCCAGGGAGAAGCCGCCTCAAAGGCGCCGCGGCCGCCGGCGCCGCCGCCGTGCTCCTGCTCTCGGCGTGCTCCGGCGGCGGAGGCGACGACGACGGCGCAGGCGGAGAGGCCGCCCGCGACATGGGCGTGGAGGAGATCGTCCGGCCCAGCGACGAGCAGGGCGGCACGCTGCGCTTCGCCCACTCCGACGAGTTCGACTCCGTCGACCCCGGCGACACCTACTACGCCGCCTCCCTCAACTTCTCCCGGTTCTACGCGCGCACCCTGGTGACCTACGCCCAGGCCCCCGGCGAGGCCGGCCAGGAACTCGTGCCCGACCTCGCCGAGGACCTCGGGCAGGTCAGCGAGGACGGCCTGACCTGGACCTACACCCTCAAGGAGGGGCTGCGGTTCGAGGACGGCACCCCGATCACCTCCGAGGACGTCAAGTACGCCGTCGCGCGCAGCAACTACGCCCTGGACGTGCTCTCCAAAGGCCCCAAGTACTTCAACCAGTACCTGGACGCCGGCGACTACGCCGGCCCCTACGAGGACGACAACCTCGACAACTTCGAGGGCATCACCACCCCCGACGACCGCACCATCGAGTTCCACCTCAAGGAGCCGTTCGCGGAGTTCGACTACCTGGCCGCCATGCCGCAGACCGCGCCCGTCCCCGCCGACGCCGACACCGGCGACCAGTACTTCACCCAGGTGGTGTCCTCGGGCCCCTACCGCTGGGAGGACGGCTACACCGCCGGCCAGGGCGGCAGCCTGGTGCGCAACGAGGAGTACGACCCCGACACCGACCCGCTCACGCGCAACCGCCCCGACCGCATCGAGTTCCAGGTCAAGCAGGAGGCCAACGACCTCGACCAGCGGCTGCTGTCGGGCGAGGTGCACGTGGACGCGGCCGGCGCCGGTGTGCAGACCGCCGCGCGCGCCACGATCCTGCAGAACGAGCAGCACCTGGCCAACTCCGACAACCCGCTTACCGCCTTCACCCGCTACTTCGTGATCTCCCCGTCGGTGGAGCCCTTCGACGACAAGGCGTGCCGCGAGGCGATCATGTACGCCGCCGACAAGGTGGCCATCCAGACCGGCTACGGCGGCCCCACCGCCGGCGAGATCGCCACCAGCCTGTACCCGCCCACCGTGCCCGGCTACGAGCAGATCGACCCCTACGGCACCCCCGACCACGAGGGCGACCCCGACCTGGTGCGGCAGAAGCTGGAGGAGTGCGGGCACCCCGACGGCTTCTCCACCAACATCTCGGTGCGCTCCGACCGCGACTACGAGGTGGCCGCCGGCGAGGCGCTGCAGCAGACGCTGCGCGAGTACGGCATCGAGACCGAGATCAAGGGCTACCCGGCCGGCAGCTACACCAGCGAGCAGGCGGGCTCGCCCGACTTCGTGGCCGAGGAGGAGCTGGGCATCATGATCTACGCCTGGGGCCCCGACTGGAACAGCGGATTCGGGTTCTTCTCCCAGATCCTGCACGGCGACGCGATCGCCGAGTCGGGCAACTCCAACCTCGCCGAGCTGGACGAACCGGAGATCAACAGCCTCATCGACGAGGCGATCCGCACCGAGGACGCCGCCGCGCGCGAGGAGATCTACCGCGAGGTGGACCGGCTCGCCATGGAGACCGCCACGATGCTGCCCACCGTCACCATCAAGGCGCTGCTCTACCGGCCCGAGAGCCTGACCAACGTCTACGTCACCCCCGCCTGGGACATGTACGACTACTCCGCCCTCGGGGTGGCCCAGGAGTAG
- a CDS encoding ABC transporter permease yields the protein MLNYIIRRIIAGAGLLLVVSLVVFAIFFLVPRLAGATPDSLATRYVGRAPTPEAVAAVRDRLNLDDPIIVQYGRFVRGLFVGYDYDSGTDVIHCDAPCFGYSFVTNSEIWPQLLDRLPVTASLAVGAAVIWLVAGVAVGVLSALRRGSLLDRAAMMTALAGVSLPIFFTGLVSLALFAYYLPIFPPGGSYTPFTENPLAWAHGLVLPWVTLAFLYAAMYARLTRAGMLDTMGEDFIRTARAKGLPERTVVAKHGLRAAITPIITIFGLDFGLMLGGAVLTESTFSLPGLGKFAVDAIRGNDLPAVLGVTLLTAFFVVIANLVVDLLYAWADPRVRTGGRA from the coding sequence GTGCTGAACTACATCATCCGGCGCATCATCGCCGGCGCGGGACTGCTCCTGGTGGTCAGCCTGGTCGTCTTCGCGATCTTCTTCCTGGTCCCGCGGCTGGCCGGCGCCACGCCCGACTCCCTGGCCACCCGCTACGTGGGCCGCGCGCCCACCCCCGAGGCGGTCGCCGCCGTGCGCGACCGGCTCAACCTGGACGATCCGATCATCGTGCAGTACGGGCGGTTCGTCCGCGGCCTGTTCGTCGGCTACGACTACGACAGCGGCACCGACGTCATCCACTGCGACGCCCCCTGCTTCGGCTACTCCTTCGTCACCAACAGCGAGATCTGGCCCCAGCTGCTGGACCGGCTGCCGGTGACCGCCTCGCTGGCGGTCGGCGCGGCCGTGATCTGGCTGGTGGCGGGGGTGGCGGTGGGTGTGCTGTCGGCGCTGCGCCGGGGCTCGCTGCTGGACCGGGCCGCCATGATGACCGCGCTGGCCGGGGTGTCCCTGCCGATCTTCTTCACCGGCCTGGTGTCGCTGGCGCTGTTCGCCTACTACCTGCCGATCTTCCCGCCGGGCGGCAGCTACACGCCCTTCACGGAGAACCCGCTGGCCTGGGCGCACGGACTGGTGCTGCCCTGGGTGACCCTGGCGTTCCTCTACGCGGCGATGTACGCGCGGCTCACGCGCGCCGGGATGCTCGACACCATGGGCGAGGACTTCATCCGCACCGCCCGCGCCAAGGGGCTGCCCGAGCGCACCGTGGTGGCCAAGCACGGGCTGCGGGCCGCCATCACGCCCATCATCACGATCTTCGGCCTGGACTTCGGGCTGATGCTGGGCGGCGCGGTGCTGACCGAGAGCACGTTCTCGCTGCCGGGGCTGGGCAAGTTCGCCGTGGACGCCATCCGCGGCAACGACCTGCCCGCCGTCCTGGGCGTCACCCTGCTCACCGCGTTCTTCGTGGTCATCGCCAACCTGGTGGTGGACCTGCTCTACGCCTGGGCCGACCCCCGGGTGCGAACCGGAGGCCGAGCATGA
- a CDS encoding dipeptide ABC transporter ATP-binding protein has product MSGATERPVVAVRDLRIVFPTLDGEVTAVDGISFEVPAGGALGIVGESGSGKSAAALALLGLHRGSRARVSGEVEVAGVPVTTATDRRLRAMRGNDIAMVFQDPMSSLHPQYTIGNQLVEAYRVHRPNASSAEARARAVESLERVGIPNPARRVNSFPHEFSGGMRQRALIAMGLMCDPKVLLADEPTTALDVTVQAQILDLLDDLRRDLGMSLILVSHDLAVVAGSVDDVLVMQHGKIVERGDVRTVLAAPRHPYTRALLAAVPRVDVSRAQRRARVRAERAGGTARPARAGGAAGPGAPPAAVPPAPASAADPAADAATASGVEAPPDAPLLSVRNVRMRFTVRGGLLGRGTDFYAVDDVSFDLHRGETLGIVGESGSGKSTLARVILRLLRPTEGSVVFQGRDITRLPERRLRPLRRDMQIVFQNPYSSLNPRRPIGEAIGAGLRVQDSGIPPAEIRRRVGELLERVGLEPGHYNRFPHAFSGGQRQRIAIARALILRPKLVICDEPVSALDVSTQDQVLRLLDELQDDFNLTYIFVAHDLAVVRQVSDRVLVMKEGAVVESGDGDTVYTAPTHPYTRRLLASAPVLDPDEARRLRADRHRLARGA; this is encoded by the coding sequence ATGAGCGGTGCGACCGAGCGGCCCGTGGTGGCCGTGCGCGACCTGCGCATCGTGTTCCCCACCCTCGACGGCGAGGTCACGGCCGTGGACGGGATCTCCTTCGAGGTCCCGGCCGGGGGCGCGCTGGGGATCGTGGGGGAGTCCGGCTCCGGCAAGAGCGCGGCGGCCCTGGCGCTGCTGGGCCTGCACCGGGGCAGCCGGGCGCGGGTCAGCGGGGAGGTGGAGGTCGCCGGCGTGCCGGTGACCACGGCCACCGACCGGCGGCTGCGCGCGATGCGCGGCAACGACATCGCGATGGTGTTCCAGGACCCGATGTCGTCGCTGCACCCCCAGTACACGATCGGCAACCAGCTGGTGGAGGCCTACCGCGTCCACCGGCCCAACGCCTCCTCCGCCGAGGCGCGCGCCCGCGCTGTGGAGTCGCTGGAGCGGGTGGGCATCCCCAACCCCGCCCGGCGGGTGAACTCCTTCCCGCACGAGTTCAGCGGCGGCATGCGCCAGCGGGCGCTGATCGCGATGGGGCTGATGTGCGACCCCAAGGTGCTGCTGGCCGACGAGCCCACCACCGCGCTGGACGTGACGGTGCAGGCGCAGATCCTGGACCTGCTGGACGATCTGCGGCGCGACCTGGGGATGTCGCTGATCCTGGTCAGCCACGACCTGGCCGTGGTCGCCGGCTCCGTGGACGACGTGCTGGTCATGCAGCACGGGAAGATCGTGGAGCGCGGCGACGTGCGCACCGTCCTCGCGGCGCCCCGGCACCCCTACACCCGCGCGCTGCTGGCCGCCGTGCCGCGCGTGGACGTCTCCCGCGCCCAGCGCCGGGCCCGGGTCCGCGCCGAGCGCGCCGGCGGCACCGCGCGCCCGGCGCGCGCCGGGGGAGCGGCCGGCCCCGGCGCGCCGCCCGCTGCGGTGCCCCCCGCTCCCGCGTCCGCCGCCGACCCGGCGGCCGACGCCGCGACCGCCTCGGGCGTGGAGGCGCCGCCGGACGCCCCGCTGCTGTCGGTGCGCAACGTGCGCATGCGGTTCACGGTGCGCGGCGGCCTGCTGGGCCGGGGCACCGACTTCTACGCGGTGGACGACGTGTCCTTCGACCTGCACCGGGGCGAGACCCTGGGCATCGTGGGGGAGTCGGGATCGGGCAAGAGCACCCTGGCCCGCGTCATCCTGCGGCTGCTGCGCCCCACCGAGGGCAGCGTGGTCTTCCAGGGCCGCGACATCACGCGGCTGCCCGAGCGCCGCCTGCGCCCGCTGCGCCGCGACATGCAGATCGTGTTCCAGAACCCCTACTCCTCGCTGAACCCGCGCCGCCCCATCGGCGAGGCCATCGGCGCGGGCCTGCGCGTGCAGGACAGCGGGATCCCGCCCGCCGAGATCCGCCGCCGCGTGGGCGAACTCCTGGAGCGGGTGGGGTTGGAGCCGGGGCACTACAACCGGTTTCCGCACGCGTTCTCGGGGGGTCAGCGGCAGCGGATCGCGATCGCGCGGGCGCTGATCCTGCGGCCCAAGCTGGTGATCTGCGACGAGCCGGTGTCGGCGTTGGACGTGTCGACGCAGGACCAGGTGCTGCGGCTGCTGGACGAGCTGCAGGACGACTTCAACCTGACCTACATCTTCGTGGCGCACGACCTGGCGGTGGTCCGCCAGGTCAGCGACCGGGTGCTGGTGATGAAGGAGGGCGCGGTCGTGGAGTCCGGCGACGGCGACACCGTCTACACCGCCCCCACCCACCCCTACACCCGCCGCCTGCTCGCCTCCGCGCCCGTGCTGGACCCCGACGAGGCCCGCCGCCTGCGCGCCGACCGCCACCGGCTGGCCCGCGGCGCGTGA
- a CDS encoding cellulose synthase, whose protein sequence is MQEQLPIAGPMLGAALTLVGLLVSWVVWRRRGAAAGLRGIAWSLLPLAAGLMGLMTIAWRLVTDLIGFFASLVFNPVVWAGVAVAGLAVVLWVAGGVMRSRGVGVRGGAAPAAEKGRPAAGLTGGAGAPAGQGAPAPKGRAKGAGAGAKGGGDAELDEIEALLRKHGIE, encoded by the coding sequence ATGCAGGAACAGTTGCCGATCGCGGGTCCGATGCTGGGAGCAGCCCTCACCCTGGTGGGACTGCTCGTGTCGTGGGTGGTGTGGCGGCGCAGGGGGGCCGCGGCCGGGCTGCGCGGGATCGCCTGGTCGCTGCTGCCGCTGGCGGCCGGCCTGATGGGGCTGATGACGATCGCGTGGCGGCTGGTCACCGACCTGATCGGCTTCTTCGCGTCCCTGGTCTTCAACCCCGTCGTGTGGGCGGGCGTGGCCGTGGCCGGCCTGGCGGTGGTGCTGTGGGTCGCCGGGGGCGTCATGCGCTCGCGCGGGGTGGGCGTGCGCGGCGGCGCCGCGCCGGCGGCCGAGAAGGGCCGGCCCGCCGCCGGCCTCACCGGCGGCGCGGGCGCTCCCGCCGGCCAGGGCGCGCCCGCGCCCAAGGGCCGCGCCAAGGGCGCCGGCGCGGGTGCCAAGGGCGGCGGCGACGCCGAACTCGACGAGATCGAGGCCCTGCTGCGCAAGCACGGGATCGAGTAG
- a CDS encoding ABC transporter permease, whose amino-acid sequence MTAPLDVPGKAEEAQPEAIAQAAGARDRGRSLGQIAWMRLRKDKVAMFGGGFVVFMALVAAFAPVIVNLLGHPPDAWNQDMIDPALGTPVGGMGGISGEHLLGVEPVTGRDIFSRIVYGAQISMLIGFLATLVSVVIGTVMGIIAGYFGGWVDALISRLMDIFLAFPLLLFAMAMVGVLPDAAFGLSGNGLRIAILVFIIGFFNWPYIGRIIRGQTLSLREREFVEASRSLGAGNFYILRKELLPNLVAPILVYATLLIPTNILFEAALSFLGVGVEPPTPTWGGMLSEAVDYYDSAPNFMLAPGLAIFLTVLAFNLFGDGLRDALDPRTQS is encoded by the coding sequence ATGACCGCGCCGTTGGACGTGCCCGGCAAGGCCGAAGAGGCCCAGCCGGAGGCGATCGCCCAGGCCGCCGGTGCGCGCGACCGCGGCCGGTCCCTCGGTCAGATCGCCTGGATGCGGCTCCGCAAGGACAAGGTCGCCATGTTCGGCGGCGGGTTCGTCGTCTTCATGGCCCTGGTCGCCGCGTTCGCCCCGGTGATCGTGAACCTGCTCGGGCACCCGCCCGACGCCTGGAACCAGGACATGATCGACCCCGCCCTGGGCACCCCCGTGGGCGGCATGGGCGGAATCAGCGGCGAGCACCTGCTCGGGGTCGAGCCCGTCACCGGGCGCGACATCTTCAGCCGCATCGTCTACGGCGCACAGATCTCCATGCTCATCGGCTTCCTGGCCACGCTGGTCTCGGTGGTCATCGGCACGGTCATGGGCATCATCGCGGGCTACTTCGGCGGCTGGGTCGACGCCCTCATCAGCCGGCTGATGGACATCTTCCTGGCGTTCCCGCTGCTGCTGTTCGCCATGGCCATGGTCGGGGTCCTGCCCGACGCCGCCTTCGGCCTGAGCGGCAACGGCCTGCGGATCGCCATCCTGGTGTTCATCATCGGCTTCTTCAACTGGCCCTACATCGGCCGCATCATCCGCGGCCAGACGCTGAGCCTGCGCGAGCGGGAGTTCGTGGAGGCGTCGCGCAGCCTGGGCGCCGGCAACTTCTACATCCTGCGCAAGGAGCTGCTGCCCAACCTGGTCGCGCCGATCCTGGTCTACGCCACGCTGCTGATCCCGACCAACATCCTCTTCGAGGCCGCGCTCTCCTTCCTGGGCGTCGGTGTCGAACCCCCCACCCCCACCTGGGGCGGCATGCTGTCCGAGGCCGTGGACTACTACGACTCGGCCCCCAACTTCATGCTCGCCCCCGGTCTGGCGATCTTCCTGACCGTCCTGGCGTTCAACCTCTTCGGCGACGGCCTGCGCGACGCGCTTGACCCCCGCACCCAATCCTGA
- a CDS encoding ABC transporter substrate-binding protein: MSKKWLGFAAAGTSVAMLLTACGGGGGDQGGGDVSVDDSAITSIVDESTEQGGTLQFAHSDQFDSLDPGNTYYAANWDFTRLYARTLVTYAQAPGEEGLELVPDLAEDLGKVSDDGLTWTYTLKEGLKYEDGSPITSEDIAYAVARSNYAPDIINKGPTYFNLHLEAGDYAGPYEDEDLDNFEGVSTPDERTIEFHLKEPFAEFDYLAAMPQTAPVPADADTGDQYQTEVVSSGPYKFEEPWNPGQQLNLVRNEEYDPETDPLTRNRPDRIEVQWKQEENDRDNRLINGDLHTDIAGLGVEASARQNILRDEELSANADNPQTGFLLYFAINPNVKPFDNKACREAILYGADKNALQGAWGGSVAGDIATSMLPPSIPGYQEIDPYGTPGQSGSEEDVNRALEECGMPDGFSTNIAYRSDRDKEKKAAEALQQALQQYGIETQLKGYPAGSYTSEQAGSPEFVKREELGIMAYGWGADWPSGYGFLQQIMHGDAIKPAGNSNLSELDDPEVNQLLDDAAQTESAEEREEMYAQVDALAMDSATFLPYLNQKALLFRPQELTNVYFSEAYKMYDYSALGLESGAQN, from the coding sequence GTGAGCAAGAAATGGCTGGGCTTCGCCGCCGCCGGCACATCGGTGGCGATGCTCCTCACCGCCTGCGGCGGCGGTGGTGGCGACCAGGGCGGCGGCGACGTCTCCGTCGACGACTCCGCCATCACCAGCATCGTCGACGAGTCCACCGAGCAGGGCGGCACGCTGCAGTTCGCCCACTCCGACCAGTTCGACTCCCTGGACCCGGGCAACACCTACTACGCGGCCAACTGGGACTTCACCCGTCTCTACGCGCGCACCCTGGTGACCTACGCCCAGGCCCCCGGCGAGGAGGGCCTGGAGCTGGTCCCCGACCTCGCCGAGGACCTCGGCAAGGTCAGCGACGACGGCCTGACCTGGACCTACACCCTCAAGGAGGGGCTGAAGTACGAGGACGGCAGCCCCATCACGTCCGAGGACATCGCCTACGCGGTCGCGCGCAGCAACTACGCGCCCGACATCATCAACAAGGGCCCGACGTACTTCAACCTCCACCTGGAGGCCGGTGACTACGCCGGCCCCTACGAGGACGAGGACCTCGACAACTTCGAGGGCGTGAGCACCCCCGACGAGCGCACCATCGAGTTCCACCTCAAGGAGCCGTTCGCGGAGTTCGACTACCTGGCCGCCATGCCGCAGACCGCGCCGGTCCCCGCCGACGCCGACACCGGCGACCAGTACCAGACCGAGGTCGTCTCCTCGGGCCCCTACAAGTTCGAGGAGCCCTGGAACCCCGGCCAGCAGCTCAACCTCGTCCGCAACGAGGAGTACGACCCCGAGACCGACCCCCTGACCCGCAACCGCCCCGACCGCATCGAGGTGCAGTGGAAGCAGGAGGAGAACGACCGGGACAACCGGCTCATCAACGGTGACCTGCACACCGACATCGCCGGCCTGGGCGTCGAGGCGTCGGCCCGGCAGAACATCCTCCGCGACGAGGAGCTGAGCGCCAACGCGGACAACCCGCAGACCGGCTTCCTGCTCTACTTCGCGATCAACCCCAACGTGAAGCCGTTCGACAACAAGGCCTGCCGCGAGGCCATCCTCTACGGCGCCGACAAGAACGCCCTCCAGGGCGCCTGGGGCGGCTCCGTGGCCGGCGACATCGCCACCAGCATGCTGCCGCCGTCCATCCCGGGCTACCAGGAGATCGACCCCTACGGCACCCCCGGCCAGTCCGGCAGCGAGGAGGACGTGAACCGGGCCCTGGAGGAGTGCGGGATGCCCGACGGCTTCTCCACCAACATCGCCTACCGCTCCGACCGCGACAAGGAGAAGAAGGCGGCCGAGGCCCTGCAGCAGGCGCTGCAGCAGTACGGCATCGAGACCCAGCTCAAGGGCTACCCCGCGGGCAGCTACACCAGTGAGCAGGCGGGCTCGCCGGAGTTCGTCAAGCGCGAGGAGCTGGGCATCATGGCCTACGGCTGGGGCGCCGACTGGCCCTCCGGCTACGGCTTCCTCCAGCAGATCATGCACGGCGACGCCATCAAGCCGGCCGGCAACTCCAACCTCTCCGAGCTGGACGACCCCGAGGTCAACCAGCTGCTCGACGACGCGGCCCAGACCGAGTCCGCCGAGGAGCGCGAGGAGATGTACGCCCAGGTCGACGCCCTGGCGATGGACTCCGCGACCTTCCTGCCCTACCTGAACCAGAAGGCGCTGCTGTTCCGTCCGCAGGAGCTGACCAACGTGTACTTCAGCGAGGCGTACAAGATGTACGACTACTCCGCCCTCGGCCTGGAGTCGGGCGCGCAGAACTAG
- a CDS encoding ABC transporter permease, with protein sequence MITYILRRLLAGAVLLLVVSMVVFAIFFLLPRLAGVDSDGLAARYIGKSPSPEAIAAVKERLNLDEPITVQYYEFVSGLVMGQDYDSGTDVIRCDAPCFGYSFKTNTEVWPQLLERLPVTASLAVGAAVIWLVVGVSIGVLSALRRGSVIDRAAMITALAGVSLPIFFTGLVSLALFSYYLPIFPPGGSYTPFTENPVAWAHSLVLPWVTLAFLYAAMYARLTRAGMLDTMGEDFIRTARAKGLPERTVVAKHGLRAALTPIITIFGLDFGLMLGGAVLTESTFSLPGLGKFAVDAIRGNDLPVVLGVTMFTALFVVIANLVVDLLYAWADPRVRVGA encoded by the coding sequence GTGATCACATACATTCTCCGCCGCCTGCTCGCGGGCGCCGTGCTGCTGCTGGTCGTCAGCATGGTGGTGTTCGCGATCTTCTTCCTGCTGCCGCGGCTGGCCGGTGTCGACTCCGACGGCCTGGCGGCCCGCTACATCGGCAAGTCGCCCAGTCCCGAGGCGATCGCCGCGGTGAAGGAGCGGCTGAACCTGGACGAGCCCATCACCGTCCAGTACTACGAGTTCGTGTCCGGGCTCGTGATGGGCCAGGACTACGACAGCGGCACCGACGTCATCCGCTGCGACGCCCCCTGCTTCGGCTACTCGTTCAAGACCAACACCGAGGTGTGGCCCCAGTTGCTGGAGCGGCTGCCGGTGACCGCCTCGCTGGCGGTCGGCGCGGCCGTGATCTGGCTGGTGGTCGGCGTGTCCATCGGCGTGCTCTCGGCGCTGCGCCGGGGCAGCGTGATCGACCGGGCCGCCATGATCACCGCGCTGGCCGGGGTGTCCCTGCCGATCTTCTTCACCGGCCTGGTCTCGCTCGCGCTGTTCAGCTACTATCTGCCGATCTTCCCGCCCGGCGGCTCCTACACGCCCTTCACGGAGAACCCGGTGGCCTGGGCGCACAGCCTGGTGCTGCCCTGGGTCACCCTGGCGTTCCTCTACGCCGCCATGTACGCGCGGCTCACCCGGGCGGGCATGCTCGACACGATGGGCGAGGACTTCATCCGCACCGCCCGCGCCAAGGGGCTGCCCGAGCGCACCGTGGTGGCCAAGCACGGCCTGCGCGCCGCGCTGACCCCCATCATCACCATCTTCGGCCTGGACTTCGGGCTGATGCTGGGCGGCGCGGTGCTGACCGAGAGCACGTTCTCGCTGCCGGGGCTGGGCAAGTTCGCCGTGGACGCCATCCGCGGCAACGACCTGCCGGTGGTCCTGGGCGTCACCATGTTCACGGCCCTGTTCGTGGTGATCGCCAACCTGGTGG